The proteins below are encoded in one region of Aquisphaera giovannonii:
- a CDS encoding mechanosensitive ion channel family protein, which yields MGQFVRLVGPNRAVEILGVKLVGVNADNGLKLVFTAAFIALTLLLGRGLQAVIRRLLGGRVDERRLFWARQGVRLATAVLLMLGLISIWFDDPTRLATALGLVTAGLAFALQRVVTALAGYFVILRGRVFDVGDRITMGGVRGDVIDLGFLQTTIMEMGQPPAVQEADPAMWVRGRQYSGRIVTVTNARIFDEPVYNYTKDFPYIWDEMSLPVPYAADRVRAEQILLDAAGRHTVRIEQMGEAALREMQRRYFMRPAEMKPRVFYRLTDNWLELTVRFIAEDRGIRDLKDAMSRDILAALDEAGIGIASATYDVVGLPPIEIRRGGRDGR from the coding sequence GCTCGTCGGCGTCAACGCCGACAACGGGCTGAAGCTGGTCTTCACGGCCGCGTTCATCGCCCTGACCCTGCTCCTGGGGCGAGGGCTCCAGGCCGTCATCCGCAGGCTGCTCGGCGGGCGGGTGGACGAGCGCAGGCTGTTCTGGGCCCGGCAGGGCGTGCGGCTGGCGACGGCCGTGCTCCTGATGCTCGGGCTGATCTCGATCTGGTTCGACGACCCGACGCGGCTGGCGACGGCGCTCGGCCTCGTGACCGCCGGGCTGGCCTTCGCGCTGCAGCGCGTGGTCACGGCGCTGGCGGGCTACTTCGTGATCCTCCGCGGCCGGGTCTTCGACGTCGGCGACCGGATCACGATGGGGGGCGTCCGGGGCGACGTGATCGACCTGGGCTTCCTCCAGACGACCATCATGGAGATGGGCCAGCCGCCGGCGGTCCAGGAGGCGGACCCGGCGATGTGGGTGCGGGGTCGGCAGTACTCGGGCCGGATCGTCACCGTCACCAACGCGCGGATCTTCGACGAGCCGGTCTACAACTACACGAAGGACTTCCCCTACATCTGGGACGAGATGTCGCTGCCGGTCCCGTACGCCGCCGACCGCGTGCGGGCCGAGCAAATCCTCCTGGACGCCGCGGGGCGCCACACCGTCCGCATCGAGCAGATGGGCGAGGCCGCGCTCCGGGAGATGCAGCGCCGGTATTTCATGCGGCCCGCCGAGATGAAGCCCAGGGTCTTCTACCGGCTGACCGACAACTGGCTGGAGCTGACCGTGCGGTTCATCGCCGAGGACCGTGGCATCCGCGACCTGAAGGACGCGATGAGCCGTGACATCCTCGCGGCGCTCGACGAGGCGGGCATCGGGATCGCCTCGGCGACCTACGACGTCGTCGGCCTCCCGCCGATCGAGATCCGGCGGGGCGGCCGGGACGGTCGCTGA
- a CDS encoding DUF1501 domain-containing protein translates to MSRDFLDELDLSLRHARATTRRQFLGQSGGLGALALAMLGGRDALGAGRGPSTSDADNPNAPRPPQFPAKAKRVIYLHMSGGPPQQELFDDKPLLVKHNMQPCPDELLKKQRFAFIKGHPKLLGSPYKFRKKGECGQTISDLLPHVGEVVDDIAVIRSMHTDQFNHAPAELFMFTGTPRNGGAAMGSWITYGLGSENQDLPGFVVLISGGTDPTGGKALWSTGFLPSVYQGVQCRTVGDPILYVSDPKGMDRADRRRTLDALRRLNEYELEEFGDPETLTRISQYELAYRMQMSVPDVMDIRQESAETIALYGAQPGAASFANNCLLARRLVERGVRYVQLFDWGWDCHGTGAGDDIVVHLPQKCKEIDRPVAALIKDLKRRGLLDETIVVWGGEFGRTSMNEARGGSTFLGRDHHPHCFTLWVAGGGFKPGLSFGATDDLGYQITENPVTVHDFQATILHQLGLDAETFRYPYQGLQQRLIGVEGDGRVRKELLA, encoded by the coding sequence ATGAGCCGCGACTTCCTCGACGAGCTGGACCTGTCCCTGCGGCACGCCCGCGCCACGACCCGCCGCCAGTTCCTCGGCCAGTCGGGCGGCCTCGGGGCGCTCGCCCTGGCGATGCTCGGCGGCCGGGACGCCCTGGGCGCGGGCCGCGGGCCCTCGACCTCGGACGCCGACAACCCGAATGCGCCGAGGCCGCCGCAGTTCCCGGCGAAGGCGAAGCGGGTGATCTATCTTCATATGTCCGGAGGGCCGCCGCAGCAGGAGCTGTTCGACGACAAGCCCCTGCTCGTCAAGCACAACATGCAGCCGTGCCCGGACGAGCTGCTGAAGAAGCAGCGGTTCGCCTTCATCAAGGGGCATCCCAAGCTGCTCGGCTCGCCGTACAAGTTCCGCAAGAAGGGCGAGTGCGGGCAGACGATCAGCGACCTACTGCCGCACGTCGGCGAGGTCGTGGACGACATCGCCGTGATCCGGTCGATGCACACGGACCAGTTCAACCACGCCCCGGCCGAGCTGTTCATGTTCACCGGCACGCCCCGCAACGGCGGCGCCGCGATGGGCTCGTGGATCACGTACGGCCTGGGCTCGGAGAACCAGGACCTCCCCGGCTTCGTCGTCCTGATCAGCGGCGGCACCGACCCGACCGGCGGCAAGGCGCTCTGGAGCACCGGCTTCCTGCCGAGCGTCTACCAGGGCGTCCAGTGCCGGACGGTGGGCGACCCGATCCTTTATGTCAGCGACCCGAAGGGCATGGACCGCGCCGACCGGCGGCGGACGCTGGACGCCCTGCGGAGGCTGAACGAGTACGAGCTGGAGGAGTTCGGCGACCCGGAGACCCTGACGCGGATCAGCCAGTACGAGCTGGCCTATCGGATGCAGATGTCGGTCCCCGACGTCATGGACATCCGCCAGGAATCCGCGGAGACGATCGCGCTTTACGGGGCCCAGCCGGGGGCGGCCTCGTTCGCCAACAACTGCCTGCTGGCCCGCCGGCTGGTGGAGCGCGGCGTGCGTTACGTCCAGCTCTTCGACTGGGGCTGGGACTGCCACGGCACCGGCGCGGGGGACGACATCGTCGTCCACCTGCCCCAGAAGTGCAAGGAGATCGACCGGCCGGTCGCGGCCCTGATCAAGGACCTCAAGCGCCGGGGGCTGCTCGACGAGACGATCGTCGTCTGGGGCGGCGAGTTCGGCCGGACCTCGATGAACGAGGCCCGCGGGGGCTCCACGTTCCTGGGCCGCGACCACCACCCGCACTGCTTCACGCTGTGGGTCGCGGGCGGCGGCTTCAAGCCGGGCCTCTCCTTCGGCGCGACCGACGACCTGGGCTACCAGATCACCGAGAATCCGGTCACCGTCCACGATTTCCAGGCCACCATCCTCCACCAGCTCGGCCTCGACGCCGAGACCTTCCGCTACCCCTACCAGGGCCTCCAGCAGCGCCTCATCGGCGTCGAGGGCGACGGGCGCGTGCGCAAGGAGTTGCTCGCCTGA
- a CDS encoding PSD1 and planctomycete cytochrome C domain-containing protein — translation MRCTAMPRPGSIAPRTTRLALSAVAAILLAAPAPAEDAGKGRAAKDAKAVDYNRDVRPILSRSCFACHGSDEAKRAKGLRLDLREAAVKPPKGDGDAAIVPGDPDASELVARIVEEDDTLRMPPRKAGPRLSAAEVDILKRWIAGGAEYSEHWALIPPKALPLPKVEQSGWPRNGIDAWILARLEAEGLRPAPEADPCTLLRRASLDLRGLPPSPAELDLFLADKQPGAYERAVDRFLDDAAYGEKWARMWLDLARYADSAGYGSDPLRTIWRYRDWVIDAFNRNLPYDRFTVEQIAGDLLPGATLEQRMATAFHRNTMTNTEGGTDDEEFRVAAVKDRVDTTMQVWMGLTMGCAKCHTHKYDPLTQEEYYKFYAIFDQTADNDQPDESPAIPAPTPESLAAAKAFEARLAPVKDRLAKAEAAKAPEAERKAIRDELARLEKERPEAPTLPVMVELPREKRRVTKLLQKGNFLDPGQVVEPGLPKALHQLSRAHEGPVNRLDLARWLVDPRNPLTGRVAVNRYWAQLFGAGLVATEEDFGTQGELPSHPELLDWLAVRYRELGWDTKAMLRLIVTSSTYRQSSRVSPDLLARDPKNRLLARAPRIRLEAEMVRDQALALSGLLERKVGGPSVFPPQPDGLWQAAFNGQRTWATSQGTDKYRRALYTFWRRTVPYPSMAAFDAPSREICAIKRVRTNTPLQAFVTLNDPVYVEAAQALARRVVREGGSGLEDRVRYALRLCLARPAWEEQVEPLMALYRSERARFDRDAAAAVELATAPLGPLPPGMEPADLAAWTTLANVLLNLDGVLTRG, via the coding sequence ATGAGATGCACCGCGATGCCGCGCCCCGGCTCGATCGCGCCCCGGACGACGCGGCTGGCCCTCTCGGCGGTCGCCGCGATCCTCCTGGCCGCACCCGCCCCCGCGGAGGATGCCGGGAAGGGGCGGGCCGCGAAGGACGCGAAGGCCGTGGACTACAACCGCGACGTCCGGCCGATCCTCTCGCGGAGCTGCTTCGCCTGCCACGGCTCGGACGAGGCGAAGCGCGCCAAGGGCCTGCGGCTGGACCTCCGCGAGGCCGCGGTGAAGCCGCCGAAGGGCGACGGCGACGCGGCGATCGTCCCCGGCGACCCGGACGCGAGCGAGCTGGTCGCGCGGATCGTCGAGGAGGACGACACCCTCCGCATGCCCCCGCGCAAGGCCGGCCCGCGGCTCTCCGCCGCCGAGGTCGACATCCTGAAGCGCTGGATCGCCGGGGGGGCCGAGTACAGCGAGCACTGGGCCCTCATCCCGCCGAAGGCCCTCCCCCTGCCTAAGGTCGAGCAGTCCGGCTGGCCCCGCAACGGCATCGACGCCTGGATCCTCGCGAGGCTGGAGGCCGAGGGCCTCCGCCCCGCCCCCGAGGCCGACCCGTGCACCCTGCTGCGTCGCGCCAGCCTGGACCTCCGCGGCCTGCCGCCGTCGCCCGCGGAGCTCGACCTCTTCCTGGCCGACAAGCAGCCGGGGGCGTACGAGCGCGCCGTGGACCGGTTCCTCGACGATGCGGCGTACGGGGAGAAGTGGGCCCGGATGTGGCTGGACCTGGCCCGCTACGCCGACTCCGCCGGCTACGGCTCGGACCCGCTCCGCACGATCTGGCGGTATCGCGACTGGGTCATCGACGCCTTCAACCGCAACCTGCCCTATGACCGGTTCACGGTGGAGCAGATCGCCGGCGACCTGCTGCCGGGCGCGACCCTCGAGCAGAGGATGGCCACGGCCTTCCACCGCAACACGATGACCAACACCGAGGGGGGCACCGACGACGAGGAGTTCCGCGTCGCCGCCGTGAAGGACCGCGTCGACACGACGATGCAGGTCTGGATGGGCCTGACGATGGGCTGCGCGAAGTGCCACACGCACAAGTATGACCCGTTGACGCAGGAAGAGTACTACAAGTTCTACGCGATCTTCGACCAGACCGCGGACAACGACCAGCCCGACGAGTCGCCGGCGATCCCGGCCCCCACGCCGGAGTCGCTGGCGGCGGCGAAGGCCTTCGAGGCGAGGCTCGCGCCGGTCAAGGATCGCCTGGCGAAGGCCGAGGCCGCGAAGGCGCCTGAGGCCGAGCGGAAGGCGATCCGCGACGAGCTCGCCAGGCTCGAGAAGGAGCGCCCGGAGGCCCCCACGCTCCCCGTCATGGTCGAGCTGCCGAGGGAGAAGCGGCGGGTCACGAAGCTGCTCCAGAAGGGCAACTTCCTGGACCCCGGCCAGGTCGTCGAGCCGGGGCTGCCGAAGGCGCTGCACCAGCTCTCGCGGGCGCATGAAGGGCCGGTCAACCGGCTGGACCTGGCCCGCTGGCTCGTCGACCCGAGGAACCCGCTGACGGGCCGCGTGGCGGTGAATCGGTACTGGGCGCAGCTCTTCGGCGCGGGGCTCGTCGCGACCGAGGAGGACTTCGGGACGCAGGGCGAGCTCCCCTCGCACCCGGAGCTGCTCGACTGGCTGGCGGTCCGCTACCGGGAGCTCGGCTGGGACACCAAGGCGATGCTCCGGCTGATCGTCACGTCCTCGACCTACCGGCAGTCGTCGCGGGTCTCGCCGGACCTGCTGGCCCGCGACCCGAAGAACCGGCTGCTGGCGCGGGCCCCTCGGATCCGGCTGGAGGCGGAGATGGTCCGCGACCAGGCCTTGGCGCTCTCGGGCCTGCTCGAGCGGAAGGTCGGCGGGCCGAGCGTCTTCCCGCCGCAGCCGGACGGGCTCTGGCAGGCGGCGTTCAACGGCCAGCGGACCTGGGCCACGAGCCAGGGCACGGATAAGTACCGCCGGGCCCTCTACACGTTCTGGCGGCGGACGGTGCCGTATCCCTCGATGGCCGCGTTCGACGCCCCCAGCCGCGAGATCTGCGCGATCAAGCGGGTGCGGACCAACACCCCGCTCCAGGCCTTCGTCACGCTCAACGACCCGGTCTACGTCGAGGCCGCCCAGGCCCTCGCCCGGCGGGTCGTGCGCGAGGGGGGATCGGGCCTCGAGGACCGCGTCCGCTACGCCTTGCGGCTCTGCCTGGCCCGCCCCGCGTGGGAGGAGCAGGTCGAGCCCCTGATGGCCCTCTACCGGAGCGAGCGGGCCCGGTTCGACCGCGACGCCGCCGCGGCGGTCGAGCTGGCCACCGCCCCGCTCGGCCCGCTCCCCCCGGGGATGGAGCCGGCGGACCTCGCCGCGTGGACCACGCTCGCCAACGTGCTCCTGAACCTCGACGGCGTCCTCACCAGGGGCTGA